The proteins below come from a single Vicugna pacos chromosome 13, VicPac4, whole genome shotgun sequence genomic window:
- the LOC140700771 gene encoding SCAN domain-containing protein 1-like, with the protein METEGYPATQRNREIWTDQIRSSPNEMMAEEPEDIRIVSPLVQVPPESLDEDSIEDLETMPQRSPLNPAASRQRFRKFRYEDPAEPRGVLRHLQELAGQWLRPDTHTKEQIVEMLVQEQFQSVLPEGLRVRAQRCQPGVRITG; encoded by the coding sequence ATGGAGACTGAAGGATACCCAGCGACgcaaagaaacagagaaatttGGACTGATCAAATAAGGTCATCACCAAATGAGATGATGGCTGAGGAGCCAGAAGACATCCGAATAGTGTCTCCTCTTGTCCAGGTTCCACCAGAGAGCCTTGATGaagactccatagaagatcttgAGACCATGCCACAAAGGAGTCCTCTCAACCCTGCAGCCTCCAGGCAGAGGTTCCGGAAGTTCCGCTATGAGGATCCAGCTGAGCCCAGGGGTGTCCTCAGACATCTCCAGGAGCTTGCTGGACAGTGGCTGAGGCCTGATACTCACACAAAGGAGCAGATTGTGGAAATGCTAGTACAGGAGCAATTCCAGTCTGTCCTCCCTGAGGGGCTCAGAGTGCGGGCGCAGAGATGTCAGCCTGGGGTCAGAATCACTGGCTAA
- the LOC102530490 gene encoding proproteinase E — protein sequence MCLFLIASKLTMIRLLSFLLFVALASGCGQPSYHPSTRVVNGEDAVPYSWPWQVSLQYEKNGAYSHTCGGSLIAPDWVVTAGHCVSSSRTYQVVLGEYDRGEEEGPEQVIPINAGDLFVHPLWNSNCVACGNDIALIKLSRSAQLGDKVQLACLPPAGDILPNETPCYISGWGRLYTGGPLPDKLQQALLPVVDYKHCSQWDWWGSTVKTTMVCAGGDTRSGCNGDSGGPLNCPAEDGSWQVHGVTSFVSAFGCNTLKKPTVFTRISAFIDWIEETIASH from the exons ATGTGTCTCTTTCTTATCGCCTCAAAACTCACGATGATCCGGCTGCTGAGTTTTCTCCTATTTGTGGCCCTTG CCTCAGGCTGTGGCCAACCTTCCTACCACCCCTCCACCCGAGTTGTCAATGGTGAGGACGCGGTCCCCTACAGCTGGCCTTGGCAG GTCTCCCTGCAGTATGAAAAGAACGGAGCCTACAGCCACACCTGTGGAGGCAGCCTCATCGCCCCTGACTGGGTCGTAACTGCAGGCCACTGTGTCTC GAGCTCCCGGACCTACCAGGTTGTTCTGGGCGAGTATGACCGGGGAGAGGAAGAGGGCCCCGAACAGGTGATCCCCATCAATGCTGGGGACCTCTTCGTGCACCCACTCTGGAACTCCAACTGCGTGGCCTGTGG caaTGACATCGCCCTCATCAAGCTCTCACGCAGCGCCCAGTTGGGAGACAAGGTCCAGCTCGCCTGCCTCCCTCCCGCCGGTGACATCTTGCCCAATGAGACACCCTGCTACATCAGCGGCTGGGGCCGTCTCTACA CTGGTGGGCCGCTCCCGGACAAGCTGCAGCAGGCCCTGCTGCCCGTGGTGGACTACAAGCACTGCTCACAGTGGGACTGGTGGGGCAGCACCGTGAAGACCACCATGGTGTGCGCCGGCGGGGACACTCGTTCCGGGTGCAAT GGTGACTCTGGAGGACCCCTCAACTGCCCCGCAGAGGACGGCTCCTGGCAGGTCCACGGCGTAACCAGCTTCGTTTCTGCCTTTGGCTGCAACACCCTCAAGAAGCCCACGGTGTTCACACGGATCTCAGCCTTCATTGACTGGATTGAGGAG ACCATTGCAAGCCACTAG